The following coding sequences are from one Luteimonas sp. S4-F44 window:
- a CDS encoding winged helix-turn-helix domain-containing protein → MHDAAHPDGDRYDFLYRFGHAEFDEASFRLHVHGRPVEVERRALEVLAYLLRHAGEVVTKDELLAEVWAGRVTVDKVLPNAINKLRKALDPDTAALLLTQPRVGYQLTGVRERTVVRSRTATSTLGLQAGDPVPMRPNFRFERCLGGTQGNEVWLAVHVKTRERRVFKYAQDGRRLHGLKREAALARVLQLELEPGQTGGLARLHDWNFAGPPFFLESAWGGRTLREWSIDHIAETPRSDRLTMFLQIARTVDAAHRVGVLHRDLKPANLLVDRDPVAGWRLRVVDFGSGGLLDPARLDALGITRHDLQAAGALDPAGTSGSAWYLPPEVVAGRPQTIQSDVYALGLILYQMLAGDVGRPLAPGWERDIDDPLLREDITAATHSDPAHRLTTVSELVERLQTLDSRHRQRNQDRRAAEQLAGAERELARRSARRPYLVALVSLLGGGLLTTGWLLHDARQAREEARTELQTVKALNDFINQDLIGQANPAINGRRAEATVRDVLVAARDRIGDRFDAHPRVAARIHSTLSGLFGSIEMLDLAEQEARQALAIQERTEGAREAGTLRARATLVRQLSRLGRHAEVDAELARLATDDRSRASPQQALYFALAQGMALVNRGDIPGGIPYLEQAVALYPEAEPDDAASIDALRIDLAQVYTRNGQEDAADALMLHLIDELQRRDPARPLQLAMARQVLGDVRTRQGRYADAERLLEQAAPVLLGTMGEHSVNAMMLATSRSLLARKRMNWPRAIAQSERYLAAARTRLGEAHVMTLGAHGHLGQTLYLAGDLTRARDELRLSHTGLTAQLPLSTPLVRTNALWYLMTLAALGDWDATASLLGDLDAHRPDGDEDDADRYLVSGARGMLAAARGRTADAAALLTPAVAGLGDEDPEVRAAVRDRFERTLSALPQR, encoded by the coding sequence ATGCACGACGCCGCCCATCCCGACGGTGACCGTTACGACTTCCTCTATCGCTTCGGTCACGCCGAGTTCGACGAGGCGAGCTTTCGCCTGCACGTCCACGGACGACCGGTGGAGGTCGAGCGCAGGGCCCTGGAGGTCCTGGCCTACCTGCTCCGCCATGCCGGCGAGGTCGTCACCAAGGACGAGCTGCTGGCCGAGGTCTGGGCGGGCCGGGTGACGGTCGACAAGGTCCTGCCCAACGCGATCAACAAGCTGCGCAAGGCGCTCGACCCCGACACCGCGGCCTTACTGCTCACCCAGCCCCGCGTCGGCTACCAGCTCACCGGGGTGCGCGAGCGCACGGTCGTGCGCAGCCGCACCGCGACCTCGACGCTGGGCCTGCAGGCCGGCGACCCGGTGCCGATGCGGCCCAACTTCCGCTTCGAACGCTGCCTGGGCGGCACCCAGGGCAACGAGGTGTGGCTCGCCGTCCACGTCAAGACCCGCGAGCGCCGGGTCTTCAAGTACGCGCAGGACGGGCGCCGGCTGCATGGCCTCAAGCGCGAGGCAGCGCTGGCCCGGGTCCTGCAACTGGAGCTCGAACCCGGCCAGACCGGTGGCCTCGCCCGCCTCCACGACTGGAACTTCGCCGGTCCGCCGTTCTTCCTGGAGTCCGCCTGGGGCGGCCGCACGCTGCGCGAATGGTCGATCGACCACATCGCCGAGACCCCGCGATCCGATCGGCTGACCATGTTCCTGCAGATCGCGCGGACGGTCGACGCCGCCCACCGCGTCGGCGTGCTGCACCGGGACCTCAAGCCGGCCAACCTCCTGGTCGACCGCGATCCGGTCGCAGGCTGGCGATTGCGTGTCGTGGATTTCGGCAGCGGTGGGTTGCTCGATCCGGCGCGCCTGGATGCGCTGGGTATCACCCGGCACGACCTGCAGGCCGCGGGCGCGCTCGATCCGGCAGGCACCTCCGGCAGCGCGTGGTATCTCCCGCCCGAAGTGGTCGCCGGCCGCCCGCAGACGATCCAGAGCGATGTCTACGCGCTCGGCCTGATCCTGTACCAGATGTTGGCCGGCGACGTCGGGCGTCCGCTGGCGCCGGGCTGGGAACGCGACATCGACGATCCGTTGCTGCGCGAGGACATCACCGCGGCCACGCACTCCGATCCGGCACACCGGCTGACGACGGTCTCCGAGCTCGTCGAGCGCCTGCAGACACTCGACTCCCGCCACCGGCAACGCAATCAGGACCGGCGGGCTGCCGAGCAACTGGCCGGGGCGGAGCGGGAGCTGGCACGTCGCAGCGCGCGGCGGCCCTATCTCGTCGCGCTCGTCTCATTGCTGGGCGGTGGCCTGTTGACCACTGGCTGGCTGCTGCACGACGCGCGGCAGGCCCGCGAGGAAGCCCGGACGGAGCTGCAGACCGTCAAGGCGCTCAACGACTTCATCAACCAGGACCTCATCGGCCAGGCCAACCCCGCGATCAACGGGCGACGCGCAGAGGCGACGGTCCGCGACGTGCTGGTCGCCGCGCGCGACCGCATCGGCGACCGGTTCGACGCGCACCCCCGGGTCGCGGCACGCATCCACAGCACCCTGTCGGGCCTGTTCGGCAGCATCGAGATGCTCGACCTGGCCGAGCAGGAAGCCCGCCAGGCGCTGGCGATCCAGGAGCGCACCGAAGGTGCCCGGGAGGCCGGCACCCTGCGCGCCCGGGCCACGCTCGTGCGGCAGCTGAGCCGGCTCGGCCGGCATGCGGAGGTCGATGCGGAACTGGCCCGCCTGGCGACCGACGACCGCAGCCGGGCCTCGCCGCAGCAGGCGCTCTACTTCGCGCTGGCGCAGGGCATGGCCCTGGTGAACCGGGGCGACATCCCCGGCGGCATCCCCTACCTGGAACAGGCGGTGGCGCTGTATCCGGAGGCCGAACCGGACGATGCCGCCAGCATCGATGCGTTGCGCATCGATCTGGCCCAGGTCTACACCCGCAACGGCCAGGAAGATGCCGCCGATGCGCTGATGCTCCACCTCATTGACGAATTGCAGCGGCGCGACCCGGCCCGTCCGCTGCAGCTTGCGATGGCCCGTCAGGTCCTGGGCGACGTACGCACGCGACAAGGGCGTTATGCCGACGCCGAACGCCTACTCGAGCAGGCCGCGCCCGTGCTGCTGGGCACGATGGGCGAGCACAGCGTCAACGCGATGATGCTGGCGACCAGTCGCTCGCTGCTAGCGCGCAAGCGCATGAATTGGCCGCGCGCGATTGCGCAGAGCGAGCGCTATCTCGCCGCGGCGCGTACGCGGCTGGGGGAGGCGCACGTGATGACGCTGGGCGCCCATGGCCATCTCGGCCAGACGCTGTACCTGGCGGGCGACCTGACTCGCGCGCGCGACGAACTGCGCCTATCGCACACGGGGCTGACCGCCCAGTTGCCGCTGTCGACGCCGCTAGTCCGGACCAACGCCCTGTGGTACCTGATGACCCTGGCCGCGCTGGGCGACTGGGACGCGACCGCCTCGCTGCTGGGCGATCTCGACGCCCACCGCCCCGATGGGGACGAGGACGACGCCGACCGGTATCTCGTCTCGGGTGCGCGCGGGATGCTGGCCGCTGCGCGCGGCCGGACAGCCGATGCGGCTGCGCTGCTGACGCCGGCGGTCGCCGGACTGGGTGACGAGGACCCCGAGGTCCGGGCCGCGGTGCGGGACCGGTTTGAGCGGACGCTGTCCGCGCTGCCGCAGCGGTGA
- a CDS encoding heme o synthase, which produces MAGSKAREYWTLTKPRVVALIVFTALVGMFLAVPGLPPARESVFGLLGIWLAAASAAAINHLIDQRIDKVMARTAHRPLATGALRPGQVLVFALVLGALSMAILILLVNTLTAVLTFASLIGYAVVYTGFLKRATPQNIVIGGIAGAAPPLLGWAAVTGMTGQWDWAHALLLVLIVFVWTPPHFWALAIFRREDYARALVPMLPVTHGVAYTRWQILIYTVLLVVITLLPVAIGMSGLFYLGGAVVLGLVFLWYAWRLLDPPDEFFAMRMFNYSVVYLMALFAFLLVDHWLLPWLPGAGGLTGGGMDWQRVG; this is translated from the coding sequence ATGGCCGGCAGCAAGGCACGCGAGTACTGGACGCTGACCAAGCCGCGGGTGGTCGCGCTGATCGTGTTCACCGCGCTGGTGGGCATGTTCCTCGCCGTCCCGGGGCTGCCGCCGGCGCGCGAGAGCGTGTTCGGCCTGCTCGGCATCTGGCTGGCGGCAGCGTCGGCGGCGGCGATCAACCACCTGATCGACCAGCGCATCGACAAGGTCATGGCGCGCACCGCGCATCGCCCGCTGGCGACCGGGGCGCTGCGGCCGGGGCAGGTGCTCGTGTTCGCGCTGGTGCTCGGCGCGTTGTCGATGGCGATCCTGATTCTGCTGGTCAACACGCTGACCGCGGTGCTGACCTTCGCCTCGCTGATCGGCTACGCGGTCGTCTACACCGGGTTTCTCAAGCGCGCGACGCCGCAGAACATCGTCATCGGCGGCATTGCCGGCGCCGCGCCGCCGCTGCTGGGCTGGGCGGCGGTGACCGGCATGACCGGGCAGTGGGACTGGGCGCATGCGCTGCTGCTGGTGCTGATCGTGTTCGTGTGGACGCCGCCGCATTTCTGGGCGCTTGCGATCTTCCGCCGCGAGGATTACGCCCGTGCGCTGGTGCCGATGCTGCCGGTGACCCACGGCGTGGCCTACACGCGCTGGCAGATCCTGATCTATACCGTGCTGCTGGTGGTGATCACGCTGCTGCCGGTGGCGATCGGCATGAGCGGGCTGTTCTACCTGGGCGGTGCGGTCGTGCTCGGCCTGGTGTTCCTCTGGTACGCCTGGCGGCTGCTCGATCCGCCGGACGAGTTCTTCGCGATGCGGATGTTCAATTACTCGGTGGTGTACCTGATGGCGCTGTTCGCGTTCCTGCTGGTCGACCACTGGCTGCTGCCCTGGCTGCCGGGGGCGGGTGGACTGACCGGCGGCGGCATGGACTGGCAGCGCGTGGGCTGA
- a CDS encoding peptidoglycan DD-metalloendopeptidase family protein, protein MTTPVPPQADAHHQRVLHDNLQAAARNTAQEGSVRGIRLYPGRWTRRDWAHASLFATLGALVVALVPGFSHAMRDGDDDGHQLVTMSLALPPLTAQQRSALQMHDNWQLITVAQGQTLGSIFSELDLPATTMHRILELPDAKAKLTRMRPGTELGFDIAADGTLQKLRYDRSETERVELTLAGDAVQEQVIERPVEIRNVVISGQVGRSLFHSARRLGLSGANINTLTDEVFKYDIDFNTDVTQNDRFSVVVEQVWREGELIRSGPVQAAVFTAKGKPFSAFRFEHDGKAEYYNAEGRPLKKSFIRMPIQYARLSSRFGSRRHPVLGTMRMHKGVDYAAATGTPIMAAGDARVQFKGTQRGYGNVVILDHGRGHTTLYAHMSRFGNVRQGQRVSQGTVIGYVGATGLATGPHLHYEFRVNGQHRNPLQHTMPEPDPLSGTALAQFRQQTGPALARIREVEDIIYADVPARPDPERADRQVASADAGRSTRG, encoded by the coding sequence ATGACGACACCCGTCCCGCCGCAGGCCGACGCCCATCACCAGCGCGTGCTCCACGACAACTTGCAGGCGGCAGCGCGCAATACCGCGCAGGAAGGCAGTGTGCGCGGGATCCGGCTGTATCCGGGACGTTGGACGCGACGCGACTGGGCGCATGCCAGTCTGTTCGCGACATTGGGCGCGCTGGTCGTCGCCTTGGTCCCCGGGTTTTCGCATGCGATGCGCGATGGCGACGACGATGGCCATCAGTTGGTCACGATGTCGCTGGCGCTGCCGCCACTGACTGCGCAGCAGCGCAGCGCGCTGCAGATGCACGACAACTGGCAGTTGATCACCGTCGCCCAGGGCCAGACGCTGGGCTCGATCTTCTCCGAGCTCGACCTGCCGGCGACGACGATGCACCGCATCCTTGAGCTGCCCGATGCCAAGGCCAAGCTCACGCGCATGCGCCCCGGCACCGAGCTGGGCTTCGACATCGCCGCCGACGGCACGCTTCAAAAGCTGCGCTACGACCGTAGCGAGACCGAGCGCGTCGAGCTGACGCTCGCCGGCGATGCGGTCCAGGAACAGGTCATCGAGCGCCCGGTCGAGATCCGCAACGTCGTCATCAGCGGCCAGGTCGGCCGCTCGCTGTTCCACTCGGCGCGCCGGCTGGGCCTGTCGGGCGCGAACATCAACACGCTGACCGACGAAGTCTTCAAGTACGACATCGACTTCAACACCGACGTCACCCAGAACGACCGCTTCAGCGTCGTCGTCGAGCAGGTCTGGCGCGAGGGCGAACTGATCCGCAGCGGCCCGGTGCAGGCGGCGGTGTTCACCGCCAAGGGCAAGCCGTTCTCCGCGTTCCGCTTCGAGCACGACGGCAAGGCCGAGTACTACAACGCCGAAGGCCGCCCGCTGAAGAAGAGCTTCATCCGCATGCCGATCCAGTACGCGCGGCTGAGCTCGCGCTTCGGCAGCCGGCGCCACCCGGTGCTGGGCACGATGCGCATGCACAAGGGCGTGGACTACGCCGCCGCTACCGGCACCCCGATCATGGCCGCAGGCGATGCCCGCGTGCAGTTCAAGGGCACCCAGCGCGGCTACGGCAACGTCGTGATCCTCGACCATGGCCGCGGCCACACCACGCTCTACGCGCACATGTCGCGCTTCGGCAACGTCCGCCAGGGCCAGCGCGTCTCGCAGGGCACGGTGATCGGTTATGTCGGCGCCACGGGCCTTGCGACCGGTCCGCATCTGCACTACGAGTTCCGCGTCAACGGCCAGCACCGCAACCCGCTGCAGCACACGATGCCCGAGCCCGACCCGCTGAGCGGCACGGCGCTGGCGCAGTTCCGCCAGCAGACCGGCCCGGCGCTCGCCCGCATCCGCGAGGTCGAAGACATCATCTACGCCGACGTGCCGGCGCGTCCCGACCCCGAGCGCGCCGACCGCCAGGTCGCCAGCGCCGACGCCGGTCGCAGCACCCGCGGTTGA
- a CDS encoding anhydro-N-acetylmuramic acid kinase, translated as MSQAPARAPMPDLFLGLISGTSADGIDAAIVGFETDAAGGLQADLRLGRTYPWPDDLRTQLVALGQQAAPLTLDDLGELDSRIAKGFAQAANRALAEAGLTAADIMAIGSHGQTLRHRPQGRRGDGQHGFTLQLGDPSHIAERTGIRTVADFRRRDVAAGGHGAPLLPALHAALLHAPGEDRAVLNLGGIANLTLLPADGAAVRGFDTGPANGLMDAWCLRHTGQPFDRDGALAAGGRVDPTLLARLRAAPWFALPPPKSSGRDQFHLDWVETALTGAEAPADVQATLLALSATTIADALRATQPDTVRLIACGGGVHNPALMAAVADALPGIAVVSSAAHGLDPDHVEAMGFAWLARQTVLGLPGNLPSVTGAAGPRVLGGIYPA; from the coding sequence ATGTCCCAAGCCCCTGCGCGCGCGCCCATGCCCGACCTGTTCCTCGGCCTGATTTCGGGCACCAGTGCCGACGGCATCGATGCGGCGATCGTCGGCTTTGAGACCGACGCTGCAGGCGGGCTGCAGGCCGATCTGCGCCTGGGCCGCACCTACCCCTGGCCCGACGACCTGCGCACGCAACTGGTGGCGCTGGGACAGCAGGCCGCGCCGCTGACCCTCGACGACTTGGGCGAGCTCGACAGCCGGATCGCCAAGGGCTTCGCGCAGGCGGCCAACCGGGCGCTCGCCGAGGCCGGGCTGACGGCTGCGGACATCATGGCGATCGGCTCGCACGGCCAGACGCTACGCCATCGCCCGCAGGGGCGCCGTGGCGATGGGCAGCACGGCTTCACGCTGCAGCTCGGCGACCCCTCGCACATCGCCGAGCGCACCGGCATCCGCACCGTGGCCGATTTCCGCCGCCGCGACGTCGCTGCCGGCGGCCACGGCGCCCCGCTGCTGCCGGCGCTGCACGCCGCGCTGCTGCACGCGCCCGGCGAGGACCGGGCGGTGCTCAACCTGGGCGGCATCGCCAACCTCACCCTGCTGCCGGCCGACGGCGCCGCGGTGCGCGGCTTCGATACCGGTCCGGCCAACGGGCTGATGGACGCCTGGTGCTTGCGGCACACCGGCCAGCCGTTCGACCGCGACGGTGCGCTGGCGGCCGGCGGTCGAGTCGACCCGACGTTGCTGGCGCGGCTACGTGCGGCGCCCTGGTTCGCGCTGCCGCCGCCCAAGTCTTCGGGCCGCGACCAGTTCCATCTGGACTGGGTCGAGACCGCACTGACCGGCGCCGAAGCCCCGGCCGACGTACAGGCGACGTTGCTGGCGCTGAGCGCGACGACGATCGCCGATGCGCTACGCGCCACTCAGCCGGATACCGTGCGCCTGATCGCCTGCGGCGGTGGCGTCCACAACCCGGCACTGATGGCGGCGGTGGCCGATGCCCTGCCCGGCATCGCCGTGGTGTCGAGCGCGGCGCACGGGCTCGACCCCGACCACGTCGAGGCCATGGGCTTTGCCTGGCTGGCCCGGCAGACCGTACTCGGGCTACCGGGGAATCTGCCGTCGGTGACCGGCGCCGCCGGTCCCCGGGTCCTCGGCGGCATCTACCCGGCCTGA
- a CDS encoding COX15/CtaA family protein, translated as MTHSPPSNATPYRPAVHRHFHRIAWFAAALTLCVIVFGAFVRLSDAGLSCPDWPTCYGRATWPQAATDVSDHAASAIRPFETHKAWREQVHRHLAATLGVFVLGLALLAVRRRRHGLAQVIGAALLVALAIPLYMRGETMAALAVAGLGEALLLFAALRWSNIDLARAAVLTLAVVIFQALLGKWTVTLLLKPVIVMGHLLGGMLTFSLLLWMAWRATMQPIVLAQAHTLRRWTLVAIAVVGVQIALGGWVSANYAALACGAGGWTTAVHHYGDFPKCVGQWWPQGDFAEGFVLWRGVGVDYEGGVLDGAARIAIQLAHRAMAVVVFVTLLAFVVRLSRTPGLRGWAAALGALTLAQVALGILNVKLALPLWVAVLHNGGAALLLFVLVSLLARLRRPD; from the coding sequence ATGACCCACAGCCCGCCCTCGAACGCCACGCCCTACCGCCCGGCCGTCCACCGCCACTTCCACCGCATCGCCTGGTTCGCGGCGGCGCTGACGCTGTGCGTGATCGTGTTCGGCGCGTTCGTGCGGCTGTCCGACGCGGGCCTCAGCTGCCCGGACTGGCCGACCTGCTACGGGCGCGCGACCTGGCCGCAGGCCGCGACCGACGTCAGCGACCACGCCGCGAGCGCGATCCGGCCGTTCGAGACCCACAAGGCCTGGCGCGAGCAGGTCCACCGCCACCTGGCGGCAACGCTGGGCGTGTTCGTGCTCGGCCTGGCGCTGCTGGCGGTGCGCCGTCGGCGTCACGGCCTGGCGCAGGTGATCGGCGCAGCGTTGTTGGTCGCGCTGGCGATCCCGCTGTACATGCGCGGCGAGACCATGGCCGCGCTCGCGGTCGCCGGGCTCGGCGAGGCGCTGCTGCTGTTCGCGGCGTTGCGCTGGTCGAACATCGACCTGGCGCGCGCGGCGGTGCTGACGCTGGCGGTGGTGATCTTCCAGGCGCTGCTGGGCAAGTGGACGGTGACCTTGCTGCTCAAGCCGGTGATCGTCATGGGCCACCTGCTCGGCGGCATGCTGACGTTCTCGCTGCTGCTGTGGATGGCCTGGCGGGCCACGATGCAGCCGATCGTGCTGGCGCAGGCGCACACGTTGCGGCGCTGGACACTCGTGGCGATCGCGGTGGTCGGGGTGCAGATCGCGCTCGGCGGCTGGGTCAGCGCCAACTATGCCGCGCTCGCCTGTGGCGCGGGTGGTTGGACAACTGCGGTCCATCACTATGGCGATTTCCCCAAGTGCGTCGGCCAGTGGTGGCCGCAGGGCGATTTTGCCGAAGGCTTCGTGCTGTGGCGCGGCGTCGGCGTCGACTACGAGGGCGGCGTGCTCGACGGCGCGGCGCGCATCGCGATCCAGTTGGCGCATCGTGCGATGGCGGTGGTCGTGTTCGTCACGCTGCTCGCCTTCGTCGTGCGCCTGTCGCGCACGCCCGGGCTGCGCGGCTGGGCGGCGGCGCTGGGCGCGCTGACACTGGCGCAGGTCGCGCTGGGCATCCTCAACGTCAAGCTCGCGCTGCCGCTGTGGGTGGCGGTGCTGCACAACGGCGGCGCCGCGCTGCTGCTGTTCGTGCTGGTCTCGTTGCTGGCGCGGCTACGGCGGCCCGACTGA
- the tyrS gene encoding tyrosine--tRNA ligase has product MSQTQALDLIARGSDEILKRDDLQARLALDRPLRIKAGFDPTAPDLHLGHTVLLNKMRQFQDLGHTVIFLIGDFTGMIGDPSGKSATRKALSRDDVLANAETYKAQVFKVLDAERTEVRFNSEWFGAMGAADMIRLASTHTVARMLERDDFAKRYAGQQPIAIHEFLYPLVQGYDSVALRADVECGGTDQKFNLLMGRALQEHHGQAPQVVLTMPLLVGLDGVAKMSKSLGNYIGVTDPAIDIVNKTMKIGDALMWNWIELLSLEIGIDEAAALKADVEAGALNPRDVKLRLARELATRFHDADAAQTAIAGWHAAVTGEGDVTALPLQDVAVPTEGLRIAALLTAAGITPSNSEANRKLKERAVKVDGAVVEDAGLVFSPGFEGVLQVGKRNFARVRLVG; this is encoded by the coding sequence ATGTCCCAGACCCAAGCCCTCGACCTGATCGCACGCGGCAGCGACGAAATCCTCAAGCGCGACGACCTGCAGGCCCGGCTTGCGCTCGACCGTCCGCTGCGCATCAAGGCCGGCTTCGACCCGACCGCGCCCGACCTGCATCTGGGCCATACGGTGCTGCTCAACAAAATGCGCCAGTTCCAGGATCTGGGCCACACGGTGATCTTCCTGATCGGCGACTTCACCGGGATGATCGGCGATCCGTCGGGCAAGAGCGCCACGCGCAAAGCGCTCTCGCGCGATGACGTGCTGGCGAATGCCGAGACCTACAAGGCGCAGGTATTCAAGGTACTCGATGCCGAGCGCACCGAAGTGCGCTTCAACTCCGAGTGGTTCGGCGCGATGGGCGCGGCGGACATGATCCGGCTGGCGTCCACGCATACGGTTGCGCGCATGCTCGAACGCGACGACTTCGCCAAGCGTTACGCTGGTCAGCAACCGATCGCGATCCACGAGTTTCTCTATCCGCTGGTGCAGGGCTACGACTCGGTGGCGCTGCGCGCCGACGTCGAATGCGGCGGCACCGACCAGAAGTTCAACCTGCTGATGGGACGCGCGCTGCAGGAACACCACGGCCAGGCGCCGCAGGTCGTGTTGACGATGCCGCTGCTGGTTGGCCTGGACGGCGTTGCCAAGATGTCCAAGTCGCTGGGCAACTACATCGGCGTGACCGATCCGGCGATCGACATCGTCAACAAGACGATGAAGATCGGCGACGCGCTGATGTGGAACTGGATCGAGTTGCTGAGCCTGGAGATCGGCATCGACGAAGCCGCGGCGCTCAAGGCCGACGTCGAGGCCGGCGCGCTGAATCCGCGTGACGTGAAGCTGCGACTGGCTCGCGAGCTCGCCACGCGCTTCCACGACGCCGACGCAGCGCAGACCGCGATCGCCGGCTGGCATGCCGCGGTGACCGGCGAGGGCGATGTGACGGCACTGCCGCTGCAGGATGTCGCAGTGCCCACCGAGGGTCTGCGCATCGCCGCACTGCTGACCGCCGCCGGCATCACCCCGAGCAATTCGGAGGCCAATCGCAAGCTCAAGGAGCGAGCGGTCAAGGTCGACGGCGCCGTCGTCGAAGATGCCGGCCTGGTGTTTTCGCCCGGCTTCGAGGGCGTGCTGCAGGTCGGCAAGCGCAACTTCGCGCGGGTGCGGTTGGTCGGCTGA
- a CDS encoding cytochrome c oxidase subunit 3, with translation MAHVKTEHQDPNVYFVPHDSKWPLFASVALFVTMLGLASWFNEASWGRTTFFVGIAGLALILFKWFADVVLESVSGYYNKQVDVSFRMGMVWFIFSEIMFFAAFFGALFYARTLALPWLGGEGSGAMTNAVLWDGYSAAWPTAGPGGVGGVFQTIPAWGLPLINTLILLASGVTITIAHHALRAAHRTRLLVFLGATIALGCVFLFFQIEEYVHAYRDLNLTLGSGIYGSTFFMLTGFHGAHVTLGTIMLIVIWLRCFRGHFTSENHFAFEAVAWYWHFVDVVWLILFLFVYVV, from the coding sequence ATGGCCCACGTGAAGACCGAACACCAGGATCCCAACGTCTACTTCGTGCCGCACGACAGCAAGTGGCCGCTGTTCGCGTCGGTCGCGCTGTTCGTGACGATGCTGGGCCTGGCCAGCTGGTTCAACGAGGCCAGCTGGGGCCGCACGACGTTCTTCGTCGGCATCGCCGGCCTGGCGCTGATCCTGTTCAAGTGGTTCGCCGACGTCGTGCTCGAGTCGGTGTCGGGCTACTACAACAAGCAGGTCGACGTGTCGTTCCGGATGGGGATGGTGTGGTTCATCTTCTCGGAGATCATGTTCTTCGCCGCGTTCTTCGGCGCGCTGTTCTACGCCCGCACGCTGGCACTGCCGTGGCTGGGCGGCGAGGGCTCGGGCGCGATGACCAACGCGGTGCTGTGGGACGGCTACAGCGCCGCGTGGCCGACCGCTGGCCCCGGCGGCGTGGGCGGGGTGTTCCAGACCATCCCGGCCTGGGGCCTGCCGCTGATCAACACGCTGATCCTGCTGGCCTCGGGCGTCACGATCACCATCGCCCACCATGCGCTGCGCGCTGCGCATCGCACCCGGTTGCTGGTGTTTCTGGGCGCGACGATCGCGCTGGGCTGCGTGTTCCTGTTCTTCCAGATCGAGGAGTACGTCCACGCCTACCGCGACCTCAACCTGACCCTGGGGTCGGGCATCTACGGCTCGACGTTCTTCATGCTCACCGGCTTCCACGGCGCCCACGTCACGCTCGGCACGATCATGCTGATCGTGATCTGGCTGCGCTGCTTCCGCGGCCACTTCACCAGCGAGAACCACTTCGCCTTCGAGGCGGTGGCCTGGTACTGGCACTTCGTCGATGTGGTGTGGCTGATCCTGTTCCTGTTCGTCTACGTCGTCTAA
- a CDS encoding twin transmembrane helix small protein, producing the protein MNESLKLLLIIGFVLLILWNLGAGLYYMLNDKGRSNRTVNALTRRIGLSVALIALVLLAIWMGWIKPHGVYG; encoded by the coding sequence ATGAACGAGTCGCTCAAGCTGCTGCTGATCATCGGCTTCGTCCTGCTGATTCTGTGGAACCTAGGCGCCGGCCTGTACTACATGCTCAACGACAAGGGCCGCAGCAACCGGACCGTGAACGCCCTGACCCGCCGTATCGGGCTGTCGGTGGCGCTGATCGCGCTGGTGCTGCTGGCGATCTGGATGGGGTGGATCAAGCCGCACGGCGTCTACGGCTGA
- a CDS encoding SURF1 family protein, translating to MSRRSARIVGWTAAVLLALAFVGLGQWQLGRMHDKRAMLDAVEQTLTLRQAVPLAQAADPHRQRDYDWAAGRGRFLDTPAFVLDNQIHAGRPGLRVYRLFAPETGAAPLLVDLGWVPIAERTARMPSSEVLAGDGVVGPTLDLHGLLAPPPSAGLALGPAIGPGPAWLMTRFDAQAIASVAGLPTLPPRVLRLDPALPVGYGRDLEILPNTLPPEKHLGYAVQWFGLALTVLVTALVLTFRKSRR from the coding sequence GTGAGTCGGCGCAGCGCACGCATCGTCGGATGGACGGCGGCAGTGCTATTGGCGCTGGCCTTCGTCGGGCTCGGTCAGTGGCAGCTGGGCCGGATGCACGACAAGCGGGCGATGCTCGATGCCGTCGAGCAGACACTGACACTCCGCCAAGCCGTGCCGCTGGCGCAGGCCGCGGACCCGCATCGTCAGCGCGATTACGATTGGGCGGCCGGGCGCGGGCGCTTCCTCGACACCCCGGCGTTCGTGCTTGACAACCAGATCCACGCGGGCCGTCCGGGCTTGCGCGTCTATCGTCTGTTCGCCCCCGAGACTGGTGCGGCGCCGCTGCTGGTGGACCTGGGTTGGGTGCCGATCGCCGAGCGCACCGCGCGGATGCCGTCGTCCGAGGTGCTGGCCGGTGACGGGGTGGTCGGGCCGACGTTGGACCTGCACGGCCTGCTTGCGCCGCCGCCGTCGGCCGGTCTGGCGCTGGGACCTGCGATCGGGCCGGGGCCGGCCTGGCTGATGACCCGGTTCGACGCCCAGGCGATCGCCTCGGTCGCCGGTCTGCCGACGCTGCCACCGCGCGTGTTGCGGCTCGATCCTGCGCTGCCGGTCGGCTATGGTCGCGATCTGGAGATCCTGCCCAACACCTTGCCGCCCGAAAAGCACCTGGGCTACGCCGTCCAGTGGTTCGGCCTGGCGTTGACCGTGCTGGTCACCGCCCTGGTGCTCACCTTCCGGAAGTCCCGCCGATGA